In Streptomyces paludis, the genomic stretch TGCTGCGTCACGGCACCATCGTCGCCGACCTCCGGCCGGCCGGACTCTCGGTCTCCGACGTCATGACCGTGATGGTAGGTGAGGAGTAGCCATGAGCACCGTTACCCAGGTCCCGACAGCCGGCGACACCCCGGTGACCGGGGCGCTCCCGCACCGCGTCCGGGAGGCCCTCGCCAACCGGGCCGTACAGATCATCCTGGTCGAGATCGTGGTGATCGCGGTCTTCCAGGCCCTCTCGCCGGGCGGTGCCTTCCTCAGCGAGGTCAATATCCGCGGCATGCTCCTGACGGCCTCCCAGGTACTGCTGCTCACCGCGGGACAGGCCGTTCTGATGTCCGCCGGCCATATCGACGTCTCCCAGGGCGCCGTGCTCATCGTGTCGTCGGTCGTGTCCGGCAAGGTCATGATCGCCATGGCCGGCGGCACCGGCACCACCACGGTCCTGCTGGTGGGGCTCGCCGTCGCCGTCGGCACCGGAGCGGTCCTCGGCGCCGTCAACGGCATCATGACCGGACTCGTGGGCATCAACTCCCTGGTCGCGACCCTCGGGATGCTCTCCATCGGCACCGGCGCCGCCCAGGTGATCGCCGGCGGGGTGAACCTCACGGGGCTGCCCGTCGAACTGGCGAGTTCCTTCGGCACCCTTCAGTTCGGCGTACTGCCCCTGCCGACCCTGCTCAGCGTCGTCGTCCTCGCCGTCATCTGGATCATGTTCCGCACCACCGCGTGGGGCACCCACGTCCTCGCGATGGGATCGAACGTCGTCGCCGCCCGCCGCGCCGGCATCGGCACCCTCGGCAGGACGATCGGCATCTTCATGCTCTCGGCGGCGCTCGCCGGAGCCGCGGGATACATCGACCTCGCCCGCTACTCCACGACCAACATCTCCGGCCATCTCAGCGACTCGATGGCCGCCATCGCTGCCGCGCTCATCGGCGGCACCGCACTGACCGGGGGACGTATCAACTTCCTCGGCGCGGTCTTCGGAGCGCTCCTCGCGATCATCCTCCAGTCCGGGCTGGTCATCATCGACCTCTCGCCCTTCTACCAGACCATCACGATCGGCGTCATGCTCCTGATCGCCGTCAGCCTCGACCGCGGGAACCGCACCCGCCCCGGCGCTGATTAGCCCTCCGAGCCAGGCTCCTGTCCGGGCGGCCGATACCGCGCGTCCCCTTGGCGGGCACCCCCGCGCCCCCGTACCGCCGCCCCCGTACCACCCCGTACCCCCGCATACCCCCCTGCCCCCCCTGTCCCCGGACGGTGCCGCCCCACCCCGTCCGGACCTTTCCGACCGCCCCGGCAGCGTGGCCGCCGTGGTCGCCACTCCTCATCCCCGTCGCACCAGGAGAGACCCATGTCACGCGCCCGTTCGCACCGCCTGATCACCGCGGTGGCCTCCGGCACCGCCCTCGCCACCACCGTGCTGCTCACCGGATGCTCGTCGTCCGCCGACAGCGATTCGTCCTCGGCCTCCTCGTCCTCGTCGGCCTCGTCCAAGAACCTCTCCGTCTCCATGGTCACGCCGGAGAGCACCGGCGAGTACTACGGCGCGATGTACTGCGGGGCGAAGAAGGCCGCCACCGAGGCCGGGATCAAACTGAAGATCCAGGGCACCCCGGAGACCACCGTCGACGCCGAGATGCAGGTACTCCAGTCCGTCCTCGCCACCGACCCCTCCGGACTCCTGCTCACCGTCTGGGACAACGAGGCGTTCAACCAGACCCTCAAGCCGTACACCGGCAAGGGCAAGCCGCTGGTCATGCCCGACTCGTTCCTCTCCGACGACAACTACCTCCAGTCCATCCGCACCGACAGCTACCAGTCCTCCTACGACGCCGCCGTCGAGGCCCTGAAGGACTTCGGCATCGACTCCGGCAAGGTGCTCATCGTCACCGACTCGCCCGGCAACGCGATCCAGTCCGACCGGGCGAAGGGATTCAAGGACGCCATCGAGAAGAACAGCGGCCTCGGCGTCCTGAAGTACCAGTACGTCGGCGGCGACTCCGCCAAGGCGTCCCAGGCGGTCAGCTCCGCGTTCGCCGCCAACCCGGACCTCGCCGTCGTGTTCTCCACCAACATCGGCGCCGGTACGGGCGTGGCCAGCGGCATCACCAGCTCCCACGCCAAGGACGTCACCCACATCGGTTACGACACGTCCAAGGCCCAGGTCGAGGCGCTGCGCGCCGGCAAGTACGACGCGCTGATAGGGCAGAGCCCGTACCAGATGGGCTACGACTCGATGGAGCTGATGGGGCAGGTCCTCAGCGGCAAGAAGGACGCCTCCTCGGTCAAGGAGAAGACCGTCAACACCCCCTGGAAGCTCGTCACCGCGGACAACGTGAACAGCGCCGACAGCGCCAAGTTCCTCTACAGCACCGACTGTTCGGCCCAGTAGCACCCGGCACCACCCACAGCCCGGGGCGGCGGCGCACAGGCTCCCGCCCCGGGCCTCCCCCTCTGGCTTCCTCCTCCGGCGCCCTCCCCGGGCGGAGCGAGACGAAAGGGCAGAAAGATGATCGAGGAATCCTCGCTGGCACACCTGCGGGCCCTTCTGGAGTCGGGCGCGTCGAGCAGCCTCGCTCTCGCCCGCGAGTGCGTACGGCGGATCATGCTGCTCGACCGCGACGGGCCGCGCCTCAACTCCGTTCCCGTGCTCAGTCCCACCGTGTTCGACGACGCGGCGGCCCTCGACGCCGAGCGGGCCGCGGGCCGGGTCCGCGGCCCGCTCCACGGGATTCCGTACACGGTGAAGGACTCCTTCGCGGCGGAGGGAATGACCCTGGCGGCCGGCTCCCCGGCCTTCGCCCGGGTCGTCGCCCGGCAGGACGCCGCCGTCGTGGCACGGCTGCGCCACGCCGGAGCCT encodes the following:
- a CDS encoding ABC transporter permease; this encodes MSTVTQVPTAGDTPVTGALPHRVREALANRAVQIILVEIVVIAVFQALSPGGAFLSEVNIRGMLLTASQVLLLTAGQAVLMSAGHIDVSQGAVLIVSSVVSGKVMIAMAGGTGTTTVLLVGLAVAVGTGAVLGAVNGIMTGLVGINSLVATLGMLSIGTGAAQVIAGGVNLTGLPVELASSFGTLQFGVLPLPTLLSVVVLAVIWIMFRTTAWGTHVLAMGSNVVAARRAGIGTLGRTIGIFMLSAALAGAAGYIDLARYSTTNISGHLSDSMAAIAAALIGGTALTGGRINFLGAVFGALLAIILQSGLVIIDLSPFYQTITIGVMLLIAVSLDRGNRTRPGAD
- a CDS encoding substrate-binding domain-containing protein, producing MSRARSHRLITAVASGTALATTVLLTGCSSSADSDSSSASSSSSASSKNLSVSMVTPESTGEYYGAMYCGAKKAATEAGIKLKIQGTPETTVDAEMQVLQSVLATDPSGLLLTVWDNEAFNQTLKPYTGKGKPLVMPDSFLSDDNYLQSIRTDSYQSSYDAAVEALKDFGIDSGKVLIVTDSPGNAIQSDRAKGFKDAIEKNSGLGVLKYQYVGGDSAKASQAVSSAFAANPDLAVVFSTNIGAGTGVASGITSSHAKDVTHIGYDTSKAQVEALRAGKYDALIGQSPYQMGYDSMELMGQVLSGKKDASSVKEKTVNTPWKLVTADNVNSADSAKFLYSTDCSAQ